From one Luteolibacter sp. SL250 genomic stretch:
- a CDS encoding 5-formyltetrahydrofolate cyclo-ligase, giving the protein MAIPQDTNPPKKELRREMRRLVKTLPQENPMVLQLLRDWLAGQPQVKVISTYSPLPGEVDIMPLVTEFPHLRWVFPRVEGGELVLHEVSEPAIDLEPGAFDIREPKTGLPVVDLFHVDAFLCPGLAFDEYGGRLGRGRGFYDRLLEHARGDALKVGVCHKEQLVPHTFGEAHDVVMSRVISG; this is encoded by the coding sequence GTGGCAATTCCCCAAGACACCAATCCGCCGAAAAAGGAACTCCGCCGCGAAATGCGCCGTCTGGTGAAAACGCTCCCGCAGGAAAACCCCATGGTCCTGCAACTGCTGCGCGACTGGCTGGCCGGACAGCCGCAGGTGAAGGTCATTTCCACCTACTCACCTCTACCAGGTGAGGTGGACATCATGCCACTGGTCACGGAGTTCCCCCATCTCCGCTGGGTCTTCCCCCGCGTGGAGGGCGGCGAATTGGTCCTCCATGAAGTGAGCGAGCCCGCCATCGACCTGGAACCCGGAGCTTTCGATATCCGAGAGCCGAAGACCGGCCTGCCCGTCGTGGATCTTTTCCATGTCGATGCTTTCCTTTGCCCGGGTCTCGCCTTCGATGAATACGGCGGCCGCCTGGGCCGTGGCCGCGGCTTCTATGACCGGCTGCTGGAGCATGCCCGCGGGGATGCGCTCAAGGTCGGTGTCTGTCACAAGGAGCAGCTCGTCCCACACACCTTCGGCGAGGCGCACGACGTGGTGATGAGCCGGGTGATCTCAGGGTGA
- a CDS encoding PQQ-binding-like beta-propeller repeat protein has protein sequence MPAGLRRTSLHARILSGVLLSSILPAAAEPDSDWPVYLGGKERNLYSGLKQINKGNVKELKVAWTYETGDKGEYQANNLIVGGVLYTPTPTRKVVALDAATGKERWTWDPATSVAGAGKGRQRGLVYWAAADGSEARLFTAVGNHLLALDPATGKVVESFGEKGAIHLGKGLDREGTPNVGLNTPGVIYKDLLIIGGFGGPGAVRALDVRTGERKWIFHLIPRPGEVGHDTWPPEAYRTATGVMPWPGQALDEKRGIVYVATKTAEPDFYGGTRHGMNLFANCIVALDATTGKRLWHFQTVHHDLLDKDLPCPPVLLTVTHKGKKIDAVAQGTKHGILFVFDRVTGEPLWPIEERPVPASTLRGEQAWPTQPFPAKPAPLMRQGYTEDDISITSPEAKAATLDRIRVSPNFGPFPAPSLQETIMFPGFDGGMEWGGGAADPEGIYYVNVNEMPWIVQMVETRRADGTALPRGEKEYMTYCAACHGLDRKGNPAGGFPSLIDVQKRKTRIEIETLTQKGAGRMPPFDQIPSAQRDAIHDYIMSVPTPAGGGGRPDEQGAAAPAAPDKTPPYAFAGFKRYLDKEGYPAIKPPWGTLNAVDLNTGEIKWKVPLGEYKALTARGMAPTGTENYGGPVVTAGGVIFIAATADEMIRAFDKDTGEVLWQAPLPFGGNATPSTYTVGGRQFVVISAGGGKSGRPAGGSLVAFALPEK, from the coding sequence ATGCCCGCAGGACTTCGCCGCACCTCCCTCCATGCCCGGATCCTTTCGGGAGTTCTCCTCTCCTCCATCCTGCCTGCCGCCGCGGAGCCGGATTCGGACTGGCCGGTCTATCTGGGGGGGAAGGAAAGGAACCTCTATTCCGGGCTGAAGCAGATCAACAAAGGGAACGTGAAGGAGCTGAAGGTCGCCTGGACCTATGAAACCGGCGACAAGGGCGAATATCAGGCGAATAACCTCATCGTGGGTGGGGTGCTCTACACGCCGACTCCGACGCGGAAGGTGGTCGCGCTGGATGCCGCCACCGGCAAGGAGCGCTGGACCTGGGATCCCGCCACCAGCGTCGCCGGAGCGGGCAAGGGCCGCCAGCGGGGGCTGGTTTATTGGGCGGCTGCGGATGGCAGCGAGGCGCGGTTGTTCACCGCCGTGGGCAACCATCTGCTCGCCCTGGACCCCGCGACGGGAAAGGTCGTCGAATCGTTCGGTGAAAAGGGGGCGATCCACCTCGGGAAGGGGCTGGACCGCGAAGGCACGCCGAACGTGGGTCTCAATACCCCGGGTGTGATCTACAAGGATCTGCTGATCATCGGCGGCTTCGGCGGACCGGGCGCGGTGCGCGCGCTGGACGTCCGCACCGGTGAGCGGAAGTGGATTTTCCACCTCATCCCGCGTCCGGGTGAAGTCGGCCACGACACCTGGCCGCCGGAGGCTTACAGGACCGCCACGGGCGTCATGCCGTGGCCGGGACAGGCGCTCGATGAGAAGCGCGGGATCGTCTATGTGGCGACGAAGACGGCGGAGCCGGACTTCTACGGCGGCACCCGCCACGGGATGAACCTTTTCGCCAACTGCATCGTCGCACTGGACGCCACCACCGGCAAGCGGCTGTGGCACTTCCAGACCGTCCACCACGACCTGCTGGACAAGGACCTGCCCTGCCCACCGGTGCTGCTGACGGTCACGCACAAGGGGAAAAAGATCGACGCCGTGGCGCAGGGGACGAAGCACGGCATCCTGTTCGTCTTCGACCGCGTGACGGGTGAGCCGCTGTGGCCCATCGAGGAACGCCCGGTGCCAGCCTCCACCCTGCGCGGTGAGCAGGCATGGCCCACCCAGCCGTTTCCGGCGAAGCCTGCCCCGCTGATGCGCCAGGGCTACACGGAGGACGACATTTCCATCACCTCTCCGGAAGCGAAGGCGGCCACCCTCGACCGCATCCGTGTTTCGCCGAACTTCGGACCGTTCCCGGCCCCCAGCCTCCAGGAAACCATCATGTTTCCGGGCTTCGACGGTGGCATGGAATGGGGCGGTGGAGCCGCCGACCCGGAGGGCATCTACTACGTCAACGTGAACGAGATGCCGTGGATCGTCCAGATGGTGGAGACCCGACGGGCCGACGGCACGGCGCTGCCACGCGGTGAAAAGGAATACATGACCTACTGCGCGGCATGCCACGGACTCGACCGCAAGGGGAATCCGGCAGGAGGCTTTCCTTCGCTGATCGATGTGCAGAAGCGCAAGACCCGCATCGAGATCGAAACCCTCACCCAGAAGGGCGCGGGGCGCATGCCCCCGTTCGACCAGATCCCCTCCGCGCAGCGGGACGCCATCCACGACTACATCATGTCCGTCCCCACGCCTGCGGGTGGTGGTGGCCGCCCGGATGAGCAGGGGGCCGCCGCGCCGGCCGCCCCGGACAAGACGCCGCCCTATGCCTTCGCCGGGTTCAAGCGTTACCTCGACAAGGAGGGCTATCCGGCGATCAAGCCGCCGTGGGGCACCCTCAACGCGGTGGACCTCAACACAGGCGAGATCAAATGGAAGGTCCCCCTGGGCGAATACAAGGCGTTGACGGCGCGGGGTATGGCCCCGACAGGCACCGAAAACTACGGCGGACCGGTGGTCACAGCCGGAGGGGTGATCTTCATTGCCGCCACCGCGGACGAAATGATCCGCGCCTTTGACAAGGACACCGGCGAGGTGCTTTGGCAGGCCCCGCTACCGTTCGGCGGCAACGCCACGCCCAGCACCTACACGGTGGGCGGCCGCCAGTTCGTGGTCATTTCCGCCGGAGGCGGGAAGTCCGGACGTCCTGCGGGTGGCAGTCTCGTCGCCTTCGCGCTGCCGGAGAAGTGA
- a CDS encoding CYTH domain-containing protein gives MAVEIERKYLVADDGWRAGSPQGTRMAQGYLSRETGRTVRVRVAGDEAWLTIKGAAEGISRAEFEYQIPAEEGSQLLALCEPSVIDKTRFLVPHGSHVWEVDVFHGENEGLVVAEVELTDESEQPEMPPWVGAEVSDDRRYANSSLSRVPFCRW, from the coding sequence ATGGCGGTCGAGATCGAGCGGAAATATCTGGTGGCGGATGATGGGTGGCGTGCGGGGAGTCCGCAGGGCACGCGCATGGCGCAGGGCTATCTTTCACGTGAGACGGGGCGCACCGTCCGGGTGCGGGTGGCCGGGGACGAGGCATGGCTCACCATCAAGGGAGCGGCTGAGGGTATCTCCCGCGCCGAATTCGAGTATCAGATCCCAGCGGAGGAGGGTAGCCAGTTGCTGGCCCTTTGCGAGCCGTCGGTCATCGACAAGACACGCTTTCTGGTGCCCCACGGCTCCCATGTGTGGGAGGTGGATGTTTTCCATGGCGAGAACGAGGGCCTGGTCGTCGCGGAGGTGGAACTAACCGATGAGTCGGAGCAACCGGAGATGCCGCCATGGGTCGGCGCGGAGGTCTCCGACGACCGGCGGTATGCGAACTCCTCGCTCTCGCGCGTGCCCTTCTGCCGGTGGTGA